The following coding sequences lie in one Periophthalmus magnuspinnatus isolate fPerMag1 chromosome 24, fPerMag1.2.pri, whole genome shotgun sequence genomic window:
- the selenol gene encoding selenoprotein L → MAEKMTEAEDTLVRGLSMLVSLGRVLLQKARDEAAESLEGFLPYKITTMFGLITGGTTLLKNLGVTKKSEAEELWKKSYHRDAVREQVDALLQLETEWDSFLEHVDQGLLTPDGVSPMQTTETLRPDTALIDARTAKNVSLGEFLGPGQKQLLVLIRHVGULPURDHVAELEAKQALLKARSVQVLVISFSVLEGAQIWLEQTGCKFPMLLDQQRNLYRTFGLVSSYSKVMRFGCLLTYSEYGAVDRDFPEMPPRLLEDLYQMGGDFLIDEAGKVILHHPCKTPLDRPSVEDILKAADSTSS, encoded by the exons ATGGCGGAGAAGATGACCGAGGCTGAGGACACGCTCGTCCGGGGACTCTCCATGCTCGTCAGTCTGGGCAGAGTTCTGCTCCAGAAAGCCAGAGATGAAGCTGCAG AGTCTTTGGAGGGATTTTTGCCTTACAAAATTACCACAATGTTTGGCCTGATCACCGGAGGAACTACTCTATTGAAAAA CCTCGGAGTGACGAAGAAGAGTGAGGCTGAAGAGCTCTGGAAAAAGTCATACCA TCGGGACGCAGTGAGGGAACAAGTGGACGCCCTTCTACAGCTGGAG acTGAATGGGACTCATTTCTGGAACATGTAGACCAAGGCCTGCTAACTCCTGATGGAGTGTCACCCATGCAGACCACCGAGACCCTGCGTCCAGACACAGCCCTCATTGATGCCCGCACTGcaaa AAATGTGAGCCTGGGTGAGTTTTTGGGTCCCGGACAGAAGCAGCTGCTGGTCCTGATTCGACATGTGGGATGACTACCGTGACGGGACCACGTGGCCGAGCTGGAGGCCAAGCAG GCGCTCCTCAAGGCTCGGTCAGTGCAGGTCCTGGTCATTTCCTTCAGTGTGTTGGAGGGGGCCCAGATTTGGTTGGAGCAGACTGGATGCAAATTCCCCATGTTGCTTGACCAACAGAGAAAT CTCTACCGCACTTTTGGCCTGGTTTCTTCATACTCTAAGGTGATGAGGTTCGGGTGCCTGCTAACTTACTCTGAGTATGGTGCTGTGGACCGAGACTTTCCTGAAATGCCACCTCGTCTACTGGAGGATCTCTATCAG ATGGGGGGAGACTTTCTGATTGATGAAGCTGGAAAAGTGATTCTGCATCACCCATGTAAGACCCCACTGGACCGACCATCTGTGGAGGACATTCTGAAGGCTGCAGACTCGACCAGCAGCTAA
- the clec11a gene encoding C-type lectin domain family 11 member A: MGPAVRSLALLALGTLCALGGCLPQGTSEGAPTQAPGLKVKRARGDNPDILPEPEPTNPTSDFENSYNYVLSRLAGLDQSIHKLNVGQYTLDVKVSQLIDRLNRMDAKVVELEDNIREVHQHSKDNRKELGRLEGCQKGRRVGYKCYLVYNSKEDYAGASRKCLERGGRMAMPRDRREQEALADYVKSFFHPGNWPVWLGINDLRSEGTYVFDDGTAVSYFQWRRHFLSSQPDGGKRENCVAISSDDGDWWDHYCDRTMNYLCEFDDRVGL; this comes from the exons ATGGGACCAGCTGTGCGCTCGCTGGCTCTGCTCGCGCTCGGAACCCTGTGCGCACTGGGAGGTTGTTTACCACAAGGGACGTCCGAAGGAGCGCCAACCCAG GCACCGGGGTTGAAAGTGAAAAGGGCCAGAGGAGACAACCCAGACATCCTCCCAGAACCTGAGCCAACCAACCCCACTTCAGACTTTGAAAATTCATACAACTACGTCT TGTCCAGACTTGCTGGTTTGGACCAGTCAATCCACAAGCTCAATGTAGGACAATACACACTGGACGTCAAAGTCAGCCAGCTGATTGACCGCCTCAACAGGATGGAtg ctAAAGTAGTCGAGCTGGAAGACAATATTAGAGAAGTACATCAACACAGCAAAGACAACCGCAAAGAACTTGGGAGACTTGAAG GTTGTCAGAAGGGCCGTCGTGTGGGCTACAAGTGCTACCTGGTCTACAACAGTAAGGAGGACTATGCTGGAGCCTCCAGGAAGTGCCTTGAACGGGGCGGGCGGATGGCCATGCCCCGAGATCGGAGGGAGCAGGAGGCTCTAGCCGACTATGTCAAGTCATTCTTCCACCCCGGAAACTGGCCCGTGTGGTTGGGCATCAACGACCTGCGCTCAGAGGGGACGTACGTGTTTGATGATGGGACCGCAGTGTCTTATTTCCAGTGGCGCAGGCACTTCCTGTCCAGCCAGCCTGACGGAGGCAAGAGAGAGAACTGTGTGGCCATATCCTCGGACGATGGAGACTGGTGGGACCACTACTGTGACCGCACCATGAACTACCTGTGTGAGTTTGATGACAGGGTTGGACTCTGA
- the c24h1orf198 gene encoding uncharacterized protein C1orf198 homolog, giving the protein MAAATVAGLDPHTMEQKKFEYFSSINPMAKKIMQEREKIKTKHGSTWDKMTPEEQDSAIDNWMIDPHIRARYAMHRVEREEVICYPKLLIQTGQKIVHFGDEDITWQDEHSAPFSWETKSQLEFSLVPGSAEQGISASQADSKALKGQTTKTTTVNKVNATESRRPEEESSFWKISAERSKLEGEKANFQSLTPSQIKSLEKGEKPLPSYLRQETSVTKELEPVAEHHHPPPPPPPAPVKPIKQRAPKPPAPQPPVVVSAPPASISISTNPVPPVSVSSSVAGWERSQSTLPSVSNSSDEVFSSSLLSKSPSISTSAEKDKQEEPIADVGSSPTFSQFNTSSSILKTGFDFLDNW; this is encoded by the exons ATGGCCGCCGCGACGGTAGCGGGGCTCGACCCGCACACGATGGAGCAGAAGAAGTTTGAATACTTCTCCTCCATCAACCCCATGGCCAAGAAGATAAtgcaggagagggagaaaatCAAAACCAAACATGGGTCGACGTGGGACAAAATGACTCCGGAAGAGCAGGACAGCGCTATAGACAACTGGATGATCGACCCGCACATCCGAGCCAGATACGCGATGCACCGGGTGGAGCGCGAGGAGGTGATCTGTTACCCCAAACTACTCATCCAGACGGGCCAGAAGATAGTCCACTTTGGAGACGAG GATATTACCTGGCAAGATGAGCATTCTGCACCCTTCTCGTGGGAAACCAAG AGCCAGCTGGAGTTTAGCTTGGTCCCCGGTTCTGCAGAGCAGGGGATTTCTGCCTCACAAGCAGATTCAAAGGCTTTAAAGGGACAGACAACCAAAACAACTACAGTTAATAAG GTGAATGCCACTGAAAGCAGAAGGCCAGAGGAGGAGTCGTCTTTCTGGAAGATCAGTGCGGAGAGGTCCAAGTTGGAGGGAGAAAAAGCTAATTTCCAGTCTCTCACTCCGAGTCAAATCAAATCACtggaaaaaggagagaaacCACTTCCTTCATATCTACGACAG GAGACGTCTGTTACAAAGGAGCTTGAGCCAGTGGCAGAGCACcaccaccctcctcctcctcctcctccagccccGGTGAAACCCATCAAACAGCGGGCCCCTAAACCCCCTGCCCCTCAGCCTCCTGTCGTTGTCAGTGCCCCACCCGcgtccatctccatctccaccAATCCCGTGCCTCCGGTCAGCGTCTCGTCCTCGGTGGCCGGGTGGGAGCGGTCCCAGAGCACGCTGCCTTCAGTCAGCAACTCTTCAGATGAGGTGTTCTCCTCTAGCCTCCTGTCCAAGTCTCCTTCCATTTCCACCAGCGCTGAGAAGGACAAGCAGGAAGAGCCCATAGCAGATGTAGGCAGCAGTCCAACATTCTCCCAG TTCAACACAAGCAGCTCGATCCTGAAGACGGGATTCGACTTTCTTGACAACTGGTAA